The Oscillospiraceae bacterium genome contains the following window.
CAAGAGAAAGCACAACAGATAACTGAACAGCAACCTATTCGCTCTATCTTCCGAGCGAGACAAAAGCGCCGTAGCAATACGGCGCTTTTCTATTGCCACAAAGCAGCAAATAGCGGGCTTTCCCACCATAAGCGACAAAGTTATATTCCCCACCGTCGTAAAGCCCCTCATATCTAATAAAAACGTCCAAAATCGCCCCGAAAGCGAACAGTTTCGGGAGATGTTGGGCGTTTTTCTATTTTCAAAAGTAAACCTACAAAAACAGGCGCGGGCAAGGAGGTGATGCAGATGCCCCGTATGCCGAAATATCTCAAGAGAGAATGGGCGTTCTTTCTTGGAGATTGCGGACGGAAGAAATATAACCCGCTACCCAGCGACAAGCTGCTGAAGGGGGCGCAGCTCATTTGCAACGAACCGTTCCTCCGGATATTTGCCCGGCTGAACATACAGAATACGGGTTTTGTTTTCGTTAGACATTGTAATAACTCCTTTTTTGACAATAAAAATACCGCTGTATCGGGTGATACAGCGGGGGTAACAAAGAATTTGGGGAATTGTGCCGCAATCTCATATGAGAATGATATTTCAAAATGCTCATTTTTGCAAAGTTGTATTTACAGATAATGCGCTGACAATAAGACTGCCTTTTTGTATAAAACGGCACTGCTTATATTGGCAGTATTTCACAAACTTGACCTATGTGTGTGAAAATGCATTGACAACAGAAGAGGATGATGTTATTATGTTGTCATAACAAGTAGATGAGGGAAAACTGAATAAGCTAAGAGGGAAGGGTACAAACAATTATGAAAGCTGCACCAAGATATTCTCAGATCATTAGCTATTATCGGTCACTCATTGAGTCAGGAAAGTTGGCAGAGGGCGACAAAATGCCCACAGAGGAAACCATAGGCGAGACTTTCGGCGTAAGCCGTATTACGGTAAGACAAGCGTTAGATGGCTTGGCGCAGAGTGGTTACATCTACAAAATACAAGGGAAGGGAAGCTTTGTAGCGGCAAAAAAAGCCGGAATGCAATTGAACCACTTGATTGGTTTCAGCGATGAAATGCGCAGCATTGGTATGGAACCTTCCACTTCACTGATTTCACAGAGTTTGGAATTTCCGAGTGAACCGGTCGCCAACGCATTGGAATTGGATGGCACCCAAAAGGTATACATCATTTCTCGCTTGCGCTGTGCGGATGCAGTGCCTATGGCGGTTGAAACGGTTTGCCTGCCGTTCGCCAGATTCGCAGGGATCGAAACATATGATATGAGCAAGTCGCTTTATACGCTTTTTAGACAGCGTTACGGCTGTGAGCCTGCAAAGGCAATCCAGAGCATTCAATCCGGTTTGGCAAAGGCAAAGGAAGCAAAGCAGCTCCAGATCAAAGCCGGCGCGCCTGTGCTGAGAATTACGCGAACTGCGTATGACGGTGCGGGAGTTCCGTTTGAATATACGGAATCCGTATATCGCGGAGATAATTATGTTTTTAATGTCACGTTGGAAAAATAAACCAATTTATTGCGTCCGTTCCACAGGACGCAATAAAAAATCGATACAGTCGTTATAACAACATAACAACATGTATTTGTTGACAGGATTTGAAAGGAGCACAGGACACAGATGAATCCGACAGTAAAGGAACCGAAAAAACGGTTTATGACGCTGAAACGACGCGAAGCCTGTTTGGGATGGCTGTTTGTTTCACCGGCCCTAATTGGGTTTAGCATTTTCACCTTTGGCTCAATTTTGTATTCCTTCTATCTGTCCATGACAGACTATGATCTGGTCAGCACGCCAAAATGGGTTGGCTTTGACAATTATATCCGAGCCTTCACGAAGGACCAGTATTTTTATAAGTACTTTGGCAATACGCTTTACTTTGTCGTCACGCTGGTTCCCATCGTTCTGGCGCTTTCCCTCTTACTGGCTATACTGATCAACAAAAAGACCAGTTGGGTGAACAATATTTACCGCGTGGCGCTGTTCCTGCCCAGCATCACCTCAACGGTTGCGGTCAGTATGGTTTGGCTGTGGATCTTCAACCCGGATATGG
Protein-coding sequences here:
- a CDS encoding DUF3846 domain-containing protein, whose product is MSNENKTRILYVQPGKYPEERFVANELRPLQQLVAG
- a CDS encoding GntR family transcriptional regulator, whose amino-acid sequence is MKAAPRYSQIISYYRSLIESGKLAEGDKMPTEETIGETFGVSRITVRQALDGLAQSGYIYKIQGKGSFVAAKKAGMQLNHLIGFSDEMRSIGMEPSTSLISQSLEFPSEPVANALELDGTQKVYIISRLRCADAVPMAVETVCLPFARFAGIETYDMSKSLYTLFRQRYGCEPAKAIQSIQSGLAKAKEAKQLQIKAGAPVLRITRTAYDGAGVPFEYTESVYRGDNYVFNVTLEK